The Rosa rugosa chromosome 1, drRosRugo1.1, whole genome shotgun sequence genomic sequence CGCTTTTTCCccctttttcaaaaaaaccTAAAACTCTCTTCCTCACAAGTCATCCATCATCTTCACACAAATCCCAATCTTTTCTCTCTGATTCTCTCTCACCCCCAATGGCGTCACCCACTCCAGGAATCCTCCTCCGGCTCCTCCAGTCCATGAACTCCGCCACCAAAGTCACCGGCGACCACCGCTCCGCCCTCCTCCAAGTCATCGGCATCGTCCCCGCCCTCGCCGGCTCCGACGACCTCTGGCCCAACCAAGGCTTCTACGTCCAGCTCTCCGACTCCCTCAACTCCACCTACGTCTCCCTATCGGAGAAAGACACCGATCTCATCCTCGCCAACCGCCTCCAGCTCGGCCAGTTCGTCTACGTCGACCGCTTCGATTTCGACTCCCCAGTGCCGCGGGTCTCCGGAATCCGCCCCATCGCGGGCCGCCACCCCTTCGTCGGCGCCCCGGAGCCGCTGGTGGCGCAGATCTCGGCGTCTAAGAGGGAGTTCGTGATCAAGCCAGTGTCGGATTCCGACCAGTCCGCCGATTTCATGGCGATTTATCTGTCCAAGAAGCAGGATCAGCCGGCCGTCAGGACGGAGGCGAAGACCGAGAAGGGAAGATCACCGCAGCGGCGGCAGCCGTTTGCGAATAGAGAGAATGTTAATGTGGGAGGGAATGTGAATTCCGACGAGGCGAAGAAGGTCTCTGATCGGCCGGTGGCGGCGAGATTCTCATCTCCGGCCACCGCAAAGAGGTCTGCTTCAGCGGGGAAGAAGAATGTGGCTGTACCTCCGGCGGAGAGGGATCCATCGCCGGCCGGAAAAGGAAAGAGATCGTCGTCTCCGGCACCGTCGAAATGTGTGGTTCCGAGCTTGATGGTGGCGCGTGAAGAGAATCGGAAGGTGGCTAAGGAGCCCTCGATTATTGTGCCGTCGAGGTACCGGCAGCCGTCGCCAATTGGGCGGAGGCAGGCGTCGCCGAATCCCCGAAGAGCTTCCATTTCTCCAGGGAGGAGATTGTCTGTTGGGGGAGCGAAGGACTCTGCTGCAAGGAAGAAAATGGCTACAATTGTTGCCGGAATTTCGAAGATCTCGGATTCAATTGCGGGGTCTGGTAAGAATAACCGGAAGGGATGGGACGACGAGTCGCCTGCGGTGCAGCAAAAGGAGAAGCCTGTGTCAAAGAACAAACCGGATGTGCAAGCAATTTTGCGAACTCAGGTAGAGAATTTGACTGGTTCCCCTGCATATTAGTTTGAAGCTTTTCTCAATATGATTGCTGAATTCGTCATTCTGTCTTTGCAGGCTGCCCTTTCGAGAAGATTAAGTGATGCAAAAACAACAAGTGATGATTGTTCAAGTGTGAAATCGAAGGCTAGCTCACATGAAGATTACCCGGTCCAAGAGAAGCCAAGCTATGCAGCTCTGGGGATCACTGTTCATGAAAGGAAGTGGACTGATGGTAGTGTTCGATTAGATGGAGTCTCTGCAGACCTTGCAAG encodes the following:
- the LOC133727013 gene encoding uncharacterized protein LOC133727013; translated protein: MASPTPGILLRLLQSMNSATKVTGDHRSALLQVIGIVPALAGSDDLWPNQGFYVQLSDSLNSTYVSLSEKDTDLILANRLQLGQFVYVDRFDFDSPVPRVSGIRPIAGRHPFVGAPEPLVAQISASKREFVIKPVSDSDQSADFMAIYLSKKQDQPAVRTEAKTEKGRSPQRRQPFANRENVNVGGNVNSDEAKKVSDRPVAARFSSPATAKRSASAGKKNVAVPPAERDPSPAGKGKRSSSPAPSKCVVPSLMVAREENRKVAKEPSIIVPSRYRQPSPIGRRQASPNPRRASISPGRRLSVGGAKDSAARKKMATIVAGISKISDSIAGSGKNNRKGWDDESPAVQQKEKPVSKNKPDVQAILRTQAALSRRLSDAKTTSDDCSSVKSKASSHEDYPVQEKPSYAALGITVHERKWTDGSVRLDGVSADLARLGKEAMQRKALAATAAAEALEEAIATESLVRKLSMFAELSSTSKVGNPLPAIDRFFSIYDDVVKSTTTLESIACNRNSDAPYDNIPTEQSKSVSLWVEAALATDLGVVSLLSPQDHESPPTLQKSLSKRQSLNAPAKANLKISSLSPQSNAHVGDWKKGNGMRETVELAKNLQSEMQMWFLQFVEKAMDAGFRVFGECAADGVKLPLDCGSIAAVLSQLKRVNEWLDRAVSKRDDLLSEKVDRLKRKIYGFVIQHVGTTFDNSSPLASS